The sequence AACCGCCATCGCACTACAGCAATCGTAGCCTGACCGTCAGCCATGCGCCTTCCCCAAACTCGGTACGTCTGAAGGGGGAGAACCTAAAGCTGGTGAAGCCTGTCGGAACGGGTACGCCACGGGCTCTCGTACACAGGCGGTGAGCTGAACCATGTCCGATGATGATTACAGGGAAAGAAGAGTTAGACTCAGCCATAACGCAGGATAGGGAGTTCTGCGTTAGTGCGCCAGGGTATACCGGACCGCTCGACGAATCTCATCCGGGGTGAAGGGTTTCTGAATCACACGGCGTGCTCCGAACAAGAGGGCCACGTTCAGGTAGTTCTGATTTCCGGTGGCGCCGGTGATGGCGATCACTCGGGCGTCCAGGAATTCTCGCGTCAGCGCCAGTGTCACTTCGAGCCCATCCCGCTCCGGCATGAGGAGGTCCGTAATGACCACATCGGCGGGGGTGTCGCGATAGAGCGTGAGACCCTTCTGGCCGTCAGCGGCTTCGCGTATCTGATGGTCGTCTTCTTCAAGAATCCGACGCAAGAACGTCCGAATGGAGACTTCATCGTCAATGATCAAGATCGAGGACATGTCTCTCCTGATACAGCACGTGATGGGTGCGTCCACGTCCGTGTGGGCCTCTGCGCTGGAGTCAGGCGGCTAGCCTGATCACGGCGTCTGTGTCTACATGGGATTCGTAGTGCGTCGTGTATCGTTCAGGGCTTGGAGGGACCCGCATCTGTTCTGTTCGGACCAGTCGATGTTGCTCGATCACCGGATCATGGACGTTCCCGCAATTCATACACCGATGGCCACTGGCCCACATATGCCCAATTGTTCCGTCGAAATCCAAGAAGTGCTCTTTCACCATCAGACCGTGGCAACGTGAACAGCTCATGATCACTCTCCCTCGTGACAGATTGTGGAGCTCGTGCGTGCTGTGTCAACGATAGCAAAGAGCTCGGGATACGGTAGACCCGGAGGAGGTACTCCAAACGAGGGGGCACGACGACGCGGACGTGATCAGGTTGAGACTTGTGCGTCCCTTGATTGCTCGATAGGCTTCTTAAGCTGACCTGGTAGAGATTCCAAGGACCTTCCGAGTCCTGTGGTGCGAAGACCGTGTGGACAAGTCGTTCGTTCATGGCTTACCTCCGTCAGCTTGAGATGGGTCTGGATCCTCGGAATCCTGGTTGCAACCGGTTGCAGATTTGCGGATTGTTTTCCCTGTTTTTCCCTGATTTGCCGAGCTAAGTGTGCGAATTTGTTGATTTGTCGATAAATCTGGTGCAATTCGAAACCCGTCATCCACCCCATGAATCCCGCTGGTCCTGTTATTTTCTTCCCCGCCCAGCGATCCTACGTTCATCTCGATACCTCAGGAATCATGACATGTGAGGTGCAGGATCATTCTGACCAACTTCGATGCGGTGGAGAAATACTCTCACACCATTCTCAGTCCGCATGTACAATACAAGATCCAGCCCCATGTTCTTGTCATTCGATGCGCGATCAACACCCGTAATTGTGTCGGTCTCGCTTAAGATAGCAAAAGTGCTTCGTCTTGCTTAGTACAGTCGATCGTGCGATGATTGTACCCATCATCTTAGTGATGACGACAATGATGACTTTGACCTTACATCTTTGATTTCAGACTCTGGCTCGTTCTTTTTTCTCGGCATAGCCGCATGTTACAAAGTGACTCGACCCTAGAGCTCATGACAGAGCAACAATTTATTAAGAAGAATCTTGCTGTCATTAGATTCTATCTCAAGAGTAAGTTTCCCCGCTGCGTCATCACGGAAGAGTCTAACCCGAGTCTCTATCACACCTTCACCGTGAGAGATGAGAAGCTGGACCACACATACAAGTTAAAGGTAGGCTGGCCGCGACTTTCGGACCGTAGTAACACGCAGGAGATAACGAAAACCGAGTTGGGCCGTGTCGATGTGGCACGTTGTATGATTCAAGCAGGGGATGATTGGTTTTACTGGTGAAGACTTCGCCTCCCTCTTCGCACTTTCCAGCTTTTTCATTGCATCAGTGCTGCAGGACGAAAGGCTCCTGACTTGTTTGCGCTGGTCAACGTGTTGTAAGCCCGAAAGCGAAAAGCCGCCGAACCGCGCTCGCATCCCAATCACTGCTGCAGTGGCATGGAACTTCAGGTGTCCATGCGTAACTGTAAGGAAGAGACGGTGTGGTTGGCGCGCACCACTTCCTCGTAAATCTTCAAGTAGTCGCTCACCATCCGTTTCGCGGTAAAACGCAAGTCAAATGACTCGCGGCAGGCACGACGATCGATGGTTTCCAAGTTGGTCACCGAGGAGATCATCTCCTCAAGTGTCTCACTGATGAACCCGGTGACTCCGGACTCAATAATTTCAGGGATCGATCCGCGGCGATACGCGAGCACCGGCGTGGCGCACGCCAGCGCTTCGATCAGCACGATGCCGAAGGGCTCAGGCCAATCGTATGGACACACCAGCGCAATCGCATTGCCGATAAACTCATCTTTCTCTTCATCCGTTATTTCGCCCACGAACTCGATCAAGGGATGGCGCATCATCGGCTCGATCTCGGCCCGGAAATATGCCTCATCAGCTGGATCAACCTTTGCCGCCATCTTGAGTGGAATCCCCACGCATTTAGCCAGGGTAATGGCATGATCCGGACGCTTTTCCGGAGAGATGCGGCCGAGATAGGCCAGATATTGGCCTGGCTCGTAATGTGGACGATAAAGGTCCGGCAAGCCATGGTGCACGGTTCCAACCCAGTTGGAGAATGGAAGCGGGCGGCGCTGGGACTCAGAGATCGAGATCAATGGCATTTCGGCAAATTCATGGAAAACTGGCACGAGCTCTGGCAGGTCCAGCCGTCCGTGCAAGGTAGTCACCACCGGCGTCCCACACCGTCGCGCGGTCGAGAATCCGAGGAAATCCAAGTGCGAATGGATCAGATCGAATTCTTTCGCCATAGCTCCGAATGCCCATTCCTGCAACAACACCTGGGGAGCATCACGATTGAAGATCCCATTATTCAGTCGTAGTGCCTGCGGACAAATGGCTTTCAGCCGCGCCGCGGTCACGGAGTCACCGCTCGCGAACAAGGTCACGTCGTGGCCCTGACGTACTAGCTCCTCTGTGATGTAGGAAACGATCCGTTCAGTTCCTCCATAACGTTGCGGCGGCACACTTTCCCACAACGGTGCGATCTGTGCGATTTTCATGCGTGCTCCTGTTCAGTGAATCGTGATTGGTCGTCGAATGTCGTCAAACGAGGGCTGTAACTCTCGATGACAAAG is a genomic window of Candidatus Nitrospira kreftii containing:
- a CDS encoding putative Glycosyl transferase, group 1 → MKIAQIAPLWESVPPQRYGGTERIVSYITEELVRQGHDVTLFASGDSVTAARLKAICPQALRLNNGIFNRDAPQVLLQEWAFGAMAKEFDLIHSHLDFLGFSTARRCGTPVVTTLHGRLDLPELVPVFHEFAEMPLISISESQRRPLPFSNWVGTVHHGLPDLYRPHYEPGQYLAYLGRISPEKRPDHAITLAKCVGIPLKMAAKVDPADEAYFRAEIEPMMRHPLIEFVGEITDEEKDEFIGNAIALVCPYDWPEPFGIVLIEALACATPVLAYRRGSIPEIIESGVTGFISETLEEMISSVTNLETIDRRACRESFDLRFTAKRMVSDYLKIYEEVVRANHTVSSLQLRMDT
- a CDS encoding hypothetical protein (conserved protein of unknown function), which encodes MLQSDSTLELMTEQQFIKKNLAVIRFYLKSKFPRCVITEESNPSLYHTFTVRDEKLDHTYKLKVGWPRLSDRSNTQEITKTELGRVDVARCMIQAGDDWFYW
- a CDS encoding Response regulator, coding for MSSILIIDDEVSIRTFLRRILEEDDHQIREAADGQKGLTLYRDTPADVVITDLLMPERDGLEVTLALTREFLDARVIAITGATGNQNYLNVALLFGARRVIQKPFTPDEIRRAVRYTLAH